In one Streptomyces marincola genomic region, the following are encoded:
- a CDS encoding carbohydrate ABC transporter permease, translated as MTVHIEDAPPRVPGPGPSAAGPPPPEKRRRPRTRWLPYLLLAPAVLALAAVLGYALVRNVLISLQEFGRRQLISRTTEWTGLDNYRAVLENERFWDSVVRTFVFMAANVVLIMIIGTLIGLLLNALGSKMRLLLSIALVAAWAMPVVASTTVFQWLFDTQFGVVNWVMRSIGFSGYEQHNWFGSGTSTLAIVTVLIVWASVPFVALNLYAGLTTVSGEIWEAARMDGANGWRIFWSILLPIMRPFFLITTFLEIIWVFKAFTQIYAMNEGGPDRRSETLPVMAYMEGMGQNQYGAAAAISVLTLIILLIAMSFYFRLIFRQEKEQS; from the coding sequence ATGACCGTGCACATCGAGGACGCCCCGCCCCGGGTGCCGGGTCCAGGTCCGTCCGCGGCCGGCCCGCCCCCGCCGGAGAAACGGCGCAGGCCGCGCACGCGCTGGCTGCCCTACCTGCTGCTCGCCCCCGCGGTCCTGGCGCTCGCCGCGGTCCTCGGCTACGCGCTGGTGCGCAACGTCCTCATCTCCCTCCAGGAGTTCGGGCGCCGCCAGCTCATCTCCCGCACCACCGAGTGGACGGGCCTGGACAACTACCGCGCGGTCCTGGAGAACGAGCGCTTCTGGGACTCCGTCGTCCGCACGTTCGTCTTCATGGCCGCCAACGTCGTGCTGATCATGATCATCGGCACGCTGATCGGCCTGCTGCTGAACGCCCTCGGCTCCAAGATGCGGCTGCTCCTCTCGATCGCCCTGGTCGCGGCCTGGGCCATGCCCGTCGTCGCGAGCACCACCGTGTTCCAGTGGCTGTTCGACACCCAGTTCGGCGTCGTGAACTGGGTCATGCGCAGCATCGGCTTCTCCGGCTACGAGCAGCACAACTGGTTCGGCAGCGGCACCTCCACGCTGGCCATCGTCACCGTGCTGATCGTGTGGGCCTCCGTGCCGTTCGTCGCGCTCAACCTCTACGCCGGCCTGACGACGGTGAGCGGCGAGATCTGGGAGGCCGCCCGCATGGACGGCGCGAACGGCTGGCGCATCTTCTGGTCCATCCTGCTCCCGATCATGCGGCCGTTCTTCCTGATCACGACGTTCCTGGAGATCATCTGGGTCTTCAAGGCGTTCACCCAGATCTACGCCATGAACGAGGGCGGGCCCGACCGCCGGTCCGAGACGCTGCCCGTCATGGCGTACATGGAGGGCATGGGCCAGAACCAGTACGGCGCCGCCGCCGCGATCTCCGTGCTGACGCTGATCATCCTGCTGATCGCCATGTCGTTCTACTTCCGGCTGATCTTCAGGCAGGAGAAGGAGCAATCATGA
- a CDS encoding RNA polymerase sigma factor SigF produces the protein MDRRRGQDGQHQPAQEARRSPRSAVTGAQGPPRDEGAEVNDVEQAAPPRGESAGAAIPEQPEPAGAPPRRARPDPHDRGAARDLFIQLRTLPDGSAERAELRNSLVRMHLPLVEHLARRFRNRGEPLDDLTQVATIGLIKSVDRFDPERGVEFSTYATPTVVGEIKRHFRDKGWAVRVPRRLQELRLSLSQATAELSQQHGRAPTVHELAERLGISEEDVLEGLESANAYSTLSLDVPDTDDESPAVADTLGAEDDALEGVEYRESLKPLLEELPPREKKILMLRFFGNMTQSQIAQEVGISQMHVSRLLARTLAQLREKLLVEE, from the coding sequence ATCGACCGTCGGAGAGGACAGGACGGTCAGCATCAGCCTGCACAAGAAGCGCGGCGCAGCCCCCGGAGCGCCGTGACCGGCGCGCAGGGGCCGCCACGGGATGAGGGGGCCGAGGTGAACGACGTGGAACAGGCCGCACCACCCCGCGGGGAGTCGGCCGGGGCCGCCATTCCGGAGCAGCCGGAGCCCGCCGGGGCACCGCCCCGGCGGGCCAGGCCCGACCCGCACGACCGGGGCGCGGCACGTGATCTCTTCATCCAGCTGCGGACCCTGCCCGACGGCTCGGCCGAGCGCGCCGAGCTGCGCAACAGCCTGGTGCGCATGCACCTGCCGCTCGTCGAGCACCTGGCACGCCGCTTCCGCAACCGCGGCGAGCCGCTGGACGACCTGACGCAGGTCGCGACCATCGGGCTGATCAAGTCGGTCGACCGGTTCGACCCGGAGCGCGGCGTGGAGTTCTCGACGTACGCCACGCCCACCGTGGTCGGCGAGATCAAGCGGCACTTCCGGGACAAGGGCTGGGCGGTCCGGGTGCCGCGGCGGCTCCAGGAGCTGCGGCTCTCCCTCAGCCAGGCCACCGCCGAGCTGTCCCAGCAGCACGGTCGCGCGCCGACCGTGCACGAGCTGGCGGAGCGCCTCGGCATCTCGGAGGAGGACGTGCTTGAGGGGCTTGAGTCGGCGAACGCCTACAGCACGCTGTCCCTCGACGTGCCGGACACCGACGACGAGTCGCCGGCCGTGGCCGACACCCTGGGCGCCGAGGACGACGCGCTCGAAGGCGTGGAGTACAGGGAGTCCCTCAAGCCGCTTCTCGAAGAGCTGCCGCCCCGCGAGAAGAAGATCCTGATGCTGCGCTTCTTCGGCAACATGACGCAGTCGCAGATCGCCCAGGAGGTCGGCATCTCGCAGATGCACGTCTCCCGGCTGCTGGCCCGCACCCTCGCCCAGCTGCGCGAGAAGCTGCTCGTGGAGGAGTGA
- a CDS encoding TetR/AcrR family transcriptional regulator, with protein sequence MAERPRGRPRSFDRDAALDRAMRTFWERGYEGASVAELTRVMGIGAPSMYAAFGDKRALFEECVSAYGERYGGFVARALAEEPTAREAVARALREAAAEYTAPGRPRGCMIISAAVNYPDAAEDVAERLRVRRAGSVRAFENRIREDVEAGRLPAGTDARGLARFVATVVQGMSQQARDGADRETLETVADLALRAWPSAP encoded by the coding sequence ATGGCGGAGAGACCACGTGGGCGCCCCCGTTCCTTCGACCGGGACGCCGCGCTCGACCGGGCCATGCGGACCTTCTGGGAGCGCGGCTACGAGGGCGCGTCGGTGGCCGAGCTGACCCGGGTCATGGGCATCGGGGCGCCCAGCATGTACGCCGCGTTCGGCGACAAACGGGCGCTGTTCGAGGAGTGCGTGTCGGCCTACGGGGAGCGCTACGGCGGCTTCGTGGCCCGCGCGCTGGCCGAGGAGCCCACCGCGCGCGAGGCCGTGGCCCGGGCGTTGCGGGAGGCGGCGGCCGAGTACACCGCGCCGGGCCGCCCGCGCGGCTGCATGATCATCTCGGCCGCGGTCAACTACCCGGACGCGGCCGAGGACGTGGCGGAGAGGCTGCGCGTGCGCCGTGCGGGAAGTGTGCGCGCGTTCGAGAACCGTATCCGGGAGGACGTCGAGGCCGGCCGGCTGCCCGCGGGCACCGACGCGCGGGGCCTGGCCCGGTTCGTGGCGACCGTCGTGCAGGGCATGAGCCAGCAGGCGCGGGACGGCGCCGACCGGGAGACGCTTGAGACCGTCGCGGACCTCGCGCTGCGGGCCTGGCCTTCGGCCCCCTGA
- a CDS encoding NUDIX domain-containing protein: protein MTDATLAASTMLASAVIVHDPGSDRVALLRRGPGAPFGGGLWDLPVGKCDPGEPVTAAAVRELAEETGLVVDPADLRLAHVAHGRREAGTRDGLLTFLTVVFLARRWHGTLRNAEPHKHDEARWIPVGELPANSVASADGVIRGALAGDVGLGLHGWAWDLGPDRSAAHGARGGSTIAIIAARKRNVAKNSRNWRLPHGHSTHRMHYDE from the coding sequence ATGACCGACGCGACCCTCGCCGCCTCCACCATGCTCGCCTCCGCGGTGATCGTGCACGACCCGGGGAGCGACCGCGTCGCGCTGCTGCGCCGCGGCCCCGGCGCCCCGTTCGGCGGCGGCCTGTGGGACCTTCCGGTGGGCAAGTGCGACCCGGGCGAGCCGGTCACCGCCGCCGCCGTGCGCGAACTGGCCGAGGAGACAGGGCTGGTGGTCGACCCGGCCGACCTGCGCCTGGCCCACGTGGCCCACGGCAGGCGCGAGGCGGGGACGCGCGACGGCCTCCTCACGTTCCTCACGGTGGTCTTCCTCGCGAGGCGCTGGCACGGCACCCTGCGCAACGCCGAGCCGCACAAGCACGACGAGGCCCGCTGGATCCCCGTCGGCGAACTCCCCGCGAACAGCGTGGCCTCCGCCGACGGCGTCATCCGCGGCGCCCTGGCCGGCGACGTCGGCCTCGGCCTGCACGGCTGGGCCTGGGACCTGGGACCCGACCGGTCGGCGGCGCACGGCGCGCGCGGGGGCAGTACCATCGCGATCATCGCGGCACGCAAGCGCAACGTCGCGAAGAATTCAAGGAATTGGCGCCTCCCGCACGGCCACAGTACGCACCGGATGCATTACGATGAGTAA
- a CDS encoding sensor histidine kinase, with the protein MNDLVRQHTDLSDDDLDWLHLLVSEWQLLSDLSFADLVLWLPTSDGTRYVSVAQMRPNTGPTSYQDDMVGHLVPRGRRPLLDVALDEGRIVREGDPEWREEVPVRVESIPVRREGRVLGVIARNTNLLTVRTPSRLELTYLQSASDLAQMIAGGAFPFPGQQVGMDRAPRVGDGFIRLDAEGIVQYASPNALSAYHRLGLAADLVGLPLGPTTAELAPTRGPVDESLVKLASGWAPREAEIEGNDCVIQLRAIPLKPKGERIGSLILLRDVTELRRRERELMTKDATIREIHHRVKNNLQTVAALLRLQSRRIGAAGDSSARAALDEAVRRVGSIAIVHETLSQNLDERVEFDEIADRVITMVAELSPDGRVTGRRTGRFGILDAETATPLSMVLTEILQNALEHAFPAGERGAIEVNATRTSTAHGAGRLLVSVRDDGRGLPGTFNPRSDGNLGLQIVRTLVEGELGGVFDMAPAPGGGTRVALDLPLDRHGSRR; encoded by the coding sequence ATGAACGACCTGGTCCGCCAGCACACCGACCTGTCCGACGACGACCTGGACTGGCTGCACCTGCTGGTGTCCGAGTGGCAGCTGCTGTCCGACCTGTCCTTCGCGGACCTCGTCCTGTGGCTGCCCACGAGCGACGGCACCCGCTACGTCTCCGTCGCGCAGATGCGGCCCAACACGGGCCCCACCTCCTACCAGGACGACATGGTCGGCCACCTCGTGCCGCGCGGCCGGCGCCCGCTCCTCGACGTCGCCCTCGACGAGGGCAGGATCGTGCGCGAGGGCGACCCGGAGTGGCGCGAGGAGGTGCCGGTGCGGGTGGAGTCCATCCCCGTGCGCCGCGAGGGCCGGGTCCTCGGCGTGATCGCCCGCAACACCAACCTGCTCACCGTGCGCACCCCGAGCCGCCTGGAGCTGACCTACCTCCAGAGCGCATCCGACCTCGCGCAGATGATCGCCGGCGGGGCGTTCCCGTTCCCGGGCCAGCAGGTCGGCATGGACCGGGCGCCGCGCGTGGGCGACGGCTTCATCCGGCTCGACGCCGAGGGGATCGTGCAGTACGCCAGCCCGAACGCGCTCTCCGCCTACCACCGGCTCGGCCTGGCGGCCGACCTCGTGGGCCTGCCGCTCGGCCCCACCACGGCCGAACTCGCCCCCACCAGGGGACCGGTGGACGAGTCGCTGGTCAAGCTCGCCAGCGGCTGGGCGCCGCGCGAGGCGGAGATCGAGGGCAACGACTGCGTCATCCAGCTGCGCGCCATCCCGCTCAAGCCGAAGGGGGAGCGCATCGGCTCGCTCATACTGCTCCGCGACGTCACCGAACTGCGCCGCCGCGAGCGCGAGTTGATGACCAAGGATGCCACCATCCGCGAGATCCACCACCGGGTGAAGAACAACCTCCAGACGGTGGCCGCGCTGCTGCGGCTCCAGTCCCGCCGCATCGGCGCCGCCGGTGACAGCAGCGCGCGGGCCGCCCTCGACGAGGCGGTCCGGCGGGTCGGGTCGATCGCCATCGTGCACGAGACGCTGTCCCAGAACCTGGACGAGCGCGTGGAGTTCGACGAGATCGCGGACCGGGTGATCACGATGGTCGCCGAACTCTCGCCGGACGGCCGGGTCACCGGCCGCCGCACCGGGCGGTTCGGCATCCTGGACGCCGAGACCGCCACCCCGCTGTCCATGGTGCTGACCGAGATTCTCCAGAACGCACTTGAACACGCCTTCCCCGCGGGGGAGCGCGGTGCGATCGAGGTCAACGCGACCCGCACGAGCACCGCCCACGGCGCCGGGCGGCTACTGGTCTCCGTGCGGGACGACGGGCGCGGCCTGCCCGGGACGTTCAACCCGCGCAGCGACGGCAACCTCGGCCTCCAGATCGTGCGGACGCTCGTGGAGGGCGAGTTGGGCGGCGTCTTCGACATGGCGCCGGCGCCGGGCGGCGGCACCCGCGTGGCACTCGACCTGCCGCTCGACCGGCACGGGTCCAGGCGCTGA
- a CDS encoding glycoside hydrolase family 3 protein, with protein sequence MTTAVRDSDTLTRDALAVLQPTFAGTTAPPDWLPRQLENGMTGVGLFGRNIVSPDQVAGLTARLREAKPDVLVAIDEEGGDVTRLEVHGGSSFPGNHALGSADDTALTRAVAAEVGRRLAACGINLNWAPSADVNSDPGNPVIGVRSFGDDPRLVARHTVAYVEGLQSAGVAACVKHFPGHGDTSVDSHHAMPRIDLDPGTLHARELAPFKAAIAAGTRCVMSAHILVPALDPDRPATLSPAVLTGLLRAPEAEGGLGFDGLIFTDAIEMQAVAGPHGLDQGCVLAVAAGADALCIGGTPSDEAEVLRLRDALVTAVHRGELSEERLHDAATRVRRLARWTAEAAAAASAEEPDGDIGLTAARRALRVHSGAGTFAPLTAPPYVASFPPVANMAVGDRTPWGVGPELAELLPGTATGSHTREAAERAGTEGLVAEVLAAAGERTVVAVVRDVHRHPWMAAALDGLLAARPDTVVVEMGVPHAPPSGALHIATHGAARVCGRAAAEVIAGRVPR encoded by the coding sequence ATGACGACCGCCGTACGCGACTCCGACACCCTCACCCGCGACGCCCTCGCCGTGCTCCAGCCGACGTTCGCCGGTACCACGGCGCCGCCCGACTGGCTGCCGCGGCAGCTGGAGAACGGCATGACGGGCGTCGGGCTCTTCGGCCGCAACATCGTCTCGCCCGACCAGGTGGCCGGGCTGACCGCGCGGCTGCGCGAGGCCAAGCCCGACGTGCTCGTCGCCATCGACGAGGAGGGGGGCGACGTCACCCGCCTCGAAGTGCACGGCGGGTCCTCGTTCCCCGGCAACCACGCGCTCGGCAGCGCGGACGACACCGCGCTGACCCGCGCGGTCGCCGCCGAGGTCGGCCGGCGCCTCGCGGCCTGCGGCATCAACCTCAACTGGGCGCCGTCGGCCGACGTCAACTCCGACCCGGGCAACCCCGTCATCGGCGTGCGCTCCTTCGGCGACGACCCGCGGCTCGTGGCCCGGCACACCGTCGCCTACGTCGAAGGGCTCCAGAGCGCGGGAGTCGCCGCCTGCGTCAAGCACTTCCCCGGGCACGGCGACACCTCTGTCGACTCCCACCACGCGATGCCCCGCATCGACCTGGACCCCGGCACGCTCCACGCGCGCGAACTCGCGCCGTTCAAGGCGGCCATCGCGGCCGGCACCCGCTGCGTGATGAGCGCCCACATCCTGGTGCCCGCGCTCGACCCGGACCGGCCCGCGACGCTGAGCCCCGCCGTCCTGACCGGGCTGCTGCGCGCGCCCGAGGCCGAGGGCGGGCTCGGCTTCGATGGCCTGATCTTCACCGACGCGATCGAGATGCAGGCCGTCGCGGGACCGCACGGCCTCGACCAGGGCTGCGTCCTGGCCGTCGCCGCGGGCGCCGACGCGCTGTGCATCGGCGGCACCCCCTCCGACGAGGCCGAGGTGCTGCGGCTGCGCGACGCGCTGGTGACCGCCGTGCACCGGGGCGAGCTGTCGGAGGAACGCCTGCACGACGCGGCCACCCGGGTGCGCCGGCTGGCGCGCTGGACGGCCGAGGCCGCCGCGGCGGCCTCGGCCGAGGAGCCGGACGGAGACATCGGCCTGACCGCCGCGCGCCGGGCGCTGCGCGTGCACTCCGGCGCGGGCACGTTCGCGCCGCTGACCGCGCCCCCCTACGTCGCGTCGTTCCCGCCGGTGGCCAACATGGCCGTCGGCGACAGGACCCCCTGGGGCGTGGGCCCGGAACTGGCCGAGCTGCTGCCGGGTACGGCCACCGGCAGCCACACCCGCGAGGCGGCCGAGCGCGCGGGAACGGAAGGGCTGGTCGCCGAGGTGCTGGCCGCGGCGGGGGAGCGCACGGTCGTCGCCGTCGTCCGCGACGTCCACCGGCACCCGTGGATGGCCGCCGCGCTCGACGGTCTGCTCGCCGCCCGCCCCGACACCGTCGTCGTCGAGATGGGCGTGCCGCACGCGCCGCCCTCCGGCGCCCTGCACATCGCCACCCACGGCGCGGCCCGCGTGTGCGGCCGGGCCGCCGCCGAGGTCATCGCCGGCCGGGTGCCGCGGTGA
- a CDS encoding diacylglycerol/lipid kinase family protein: MRALLVVNPVATTTSARTRDVLTHALASDLKLEVAATDYRGHARELAREAAERGSADVVIALGGDGTVNEVVNGLLHHGPDTGHLPRLAVVPGGSTNVFARALGLPNDAVEATGALLDALHAGSERAVGLGLATGTPGSADEQVPRRWFTFNAGLGFDAGVVGRVESQRERGKRSTHALYVRQALRQFLGDPHRTHGSIELLRAGHEPVAGLALAIVCNTAPWTFLGNRPMYAAPRASFDTGLDLLGLTRLSSAAVTRYATQLLRSSPERGPRGKHVVALHDEADFTLQSQAPQPFQLDGDHLGLRTSVTFTGVHRALRVIV; this comes from the coding sequence ATGCGCGCACTTCTCGTGGTCAATCCCGTCGCCACCACCACCAGTGCGCGGACCCGTGACGTGCTCACGCACGCGCTCGCGAGCGACCTGAAGCTGGAGGTCGCCGCCACCGACTACCGCGGCCACGCGCGGGAGCTGGCCCGCGAGGCCGCCGAGCGCGGCTCGGCCGACGTGGTGATCGCGCTGGGCGGGGACGGCACGGTCAACGAGGTCGTCAACGGCCTGCTGCACCACGGCCCCGACACGGGGCACCTGCCGCGCCTCGCGGTGGTGCCGGGGGGTTCGACGAACGTGTTCGCGCGCGCCCTCGGCCTGCCCAACGACGCCGTCGAGGCCACCGGCGCGCTGCTCGACGCCCTGCACGCGGGCTCGGAACGCGCCGTCGGGCTCGGCCTGGCGACCGGCACGCCGGGCAGCGCGGACGAGCAAGTCCCGCGCCGCTGGTTCACGTTCAACGCCGGCCTCGGCTTCGACGCCGGGGTCGTGGGCCGGGTGGAGTCCCAGCGGGAACGCGGCAAGCGGTCCACGCACGCGCTGTACGTGCGGCAGGCGCTGCGGCAGTTCCTCGGCGACCCGCACCGCACGCACGGCTCGATCGAGCTGCTGCGCGCGGGCCACGAGCCCGTGGCCGGCCTGGCGCTCGCCATAGTCTGCAACACGGCGCCCTGGACGTTCCTGGGCAACCGGCCGATGTACGCGGCGCCGCGCGCCTCGTTCGACACCGGCCTCGACCTGCTCGGACTCACCCGGCTCTCCTCGGCCGCGGTGACGCGGTACGCGACCCAGCTGCTGCGCAGCTCGCCCGAGCGCGGGCCGCGCGGCAAGCATGTGGTGGCCCTGCACGACGAAGCGGACTTCACCTTGCAATCGCAGGCTCCACAGCCGTTTCAGCTTGATGGTGACCACCTCGGGCTGCGTACGAGTGTGACCTTCACAGGCGTACACCGTGCACTGCGTGTGATTGTGTGA
- a CDS encoding WhiB family transcriptional regulator produces the protein MDWRHNAVCREEDPELFFPIGNTGPALLQIEEAKAVCRRCPVMEQCLQWALESGQDSGVWGGMSEDERRAMKRRAARNRARKASA, from the coding sequence ATGGACTGGCGTCACAACGCCGTTTGCCGCGAGGAGGACCCCGAGCTGTTCTTCCCCATCGGCAACACCGGTCCCGCGCTGCTGCAGATCGAGGAAGCCAAGGCCGTCTGCCGCCGCTGCCCCGTCATGGAGCAGTGTTTGCAGTGGGCTCTGGAGTCCGGGCAGGACTCCGGTGTCTGGGGCGGAATGAGCGAGGACGAGCGCCGTGCCATGAAGCGCCGCGCCGCTCGCAACCGGGCCCGCAAGGCCAGCGCCTGA
- a CDS encoding carbohydrate ABC transporter permease: MRKILLNGSALVLAGLFLFPVYWMFATSFKSNSQVLSKDPVFWFTPTFEHYETATGVNLFWTYVANSFVVTIGAVLLALGVALMASYAIARMRFRGRRGMVIAVMMAQMAPWEILIIVVYLNARDLEMLNSIGTLTLVYFVMALPFTIWTLRGFIAAVPKELEESAMIDGCSRPQAFFRVIFPLLAPGLMATSLFGFIMAWNEYAMVLVLNKAPDAATLPLWLTQFQTAFGNDWGATMAASSLFTIPVLVLFVLLQRRVTGGLAAGAVKG, encoded by the coding sequence ATGAGGAAGATCCTGCTCAACGGGTCGGCCCTGGTCCTGGCCGGGCTGTTCCTCTTCCCCGTGTACTGGATGTTCGCCACCTCCTTCAAGAGCAACTCCCAGGTGCTCTCCAAGGACCCCGTCTTCTGGTTCACGCCGACGTTCGAGCACTACGAGACGGCCACGGGCGTCAACCTGTTCTGGACGTACGTCGCCAACAGCTTCGTCGTCACCATCGGCGCCGTCCTCCTCGCGCTCGGCGTCGCGCTGATGGCCAGCTACGCCATCGCCCGCATGCGGTTCCGCGGCCGGCGCGGCATGGTGATCGCCGTGATGATGGCCCAGATGGCGCCGTGGGAGATCCTCATCATCGTGGTCTACCTGAACGCCCGGGACCTCGAAATGCTCAACAGCATCGGGACGTTGACGCTCGTCTACTTCGTCATGGCGCTGCCCTTCACGATCTGGACCCTGCGCGGCTTCATCGCGGCGGTGCCCAAGGAACTGGAGGAGTCCGCCATGATCGACGGCTGTTCGCGGCCCCAGGCGTTCTTCCGCGTCATCTTCCCGCTGCTCGCCCCCGGCCTGATGGCGACCTCGCTGTTCGGCTTCATCATGGCCTGGAACGAGTACGCCATGGTCCTGGTCCTGAACAAGGCACCGGACGCTGCGACGCTGCCGCTGTGGCTGACGCAGTTCCAGACGGCGTTCGGCAACGACTGGGGCGCCACGATGGCGGCGTCCTCGCTGTTCACGATCCCGGTCCTCGTTCTCTTCGTCCTGCTCCAGCGACGGGTCACCGGCGGCCTCGCCGCGGGTGCCGTGAAGGGATAG
- a CDS encoding SIS domain-containing protein, translating into MPTGSTGSAARGGPAVPGRLMAAEMAEQPAVLRRLLTEGAPRIQEVARQIAARRPRFVQLTARGTSDNAALYAKYLLEILVGKPCGLTSMSVTTAYGAAQDLTGCLVITVSQSGGSPDLVASTTAAREAGAITLAVTNNADSPLARAAEFHIDVLAGPERALPATKTYTAELLALYLFAEGLRGVDGAAAAAGLPELAERVLARQDEVRQLAARYRFAERMVLTSRGFGYPTAKEAALKLMETSYIPALSYSGADLLHGPLAMVDNVFPVIAIVTDGRGGQALQPVLDRLKDRGADLVVVGPPAQVAAASAGFALPTDGVPEELQPILEIMPLQLLAYEVTLARGQDPDAPRALAKVTETR; encoded by the coding sequence ATGCCCACCGGCTCCACCGGCTCCGCGGCTCGGGGCGGACCGGCCGTGCCCGGCCGCCTGATGGCCGCCGAGATGGCCGAGCAGCCCGCCGTGCTGCGGCGGCTGCTGACCGAGGGCGCGCCGCGCATCCAGGAGGTCGCGCGGCAGATCGCGGCCAGGAGGCCGCGGTTCGTGCAGCTGACCGCGCGCGGCACCTCGGACAACGCGGCGCTGTACGCCAAGTACCTGCTGGAGATCCTGGTGGGCAAGCCGTGCGGCCTGACGTCGATGTCGGTCACCACCGCCTACGGCGCCGCGCAGGACCTCACCGGCTGCCTGGTGATCACCGTCAGCCAGTCCGGCGGCTCGCCCGATCTCGTGGCCTCCACCACGGCGGCCCGCGAGGCGGGCGCGATCACGCTGGCCGTCACGAACAACGCGGACTCGCCGCTCGCGAGGGCCGCCGAGTTCCACATCGACGTGCTCGCGGGCCCCGAGCGTGCCCTGCCGGCGACCAAGACGTACACCGCGGAGCTGCTCGCGCTGTACCTGTTCGCCGAGGGCCTGCGCGGGGTCGACGGCGCCGCGGCGGCGGCCGGGCTCCCGGAGCTGGCGGAACGGGTGCTCGCCCGGCAGGACGAGGTGCGGCAGCTGGCCGCGCGCTACCGCTTCGCGGAGCGGATGGTGCTGACCTCGCGCGGCTTCGGCTATCCGACGGCCAAGGAGGCCGCGCTGAAGCTGATGGAGACCAGCTACATCCCTGCGCTCTCCTATTCGGGCGCCGACCTGCTGCACGGGCCGCTCGCGATGGTCGACAACGTCTTCCCCGTCATCGCCATCGTCACCGACGGCCGCGGCGGGCAGGCCCTCCAGCCGGTGCTCGACCGGCTCAAGGACCGCGGCGCCGACCTCGTGGTCGTCGGTCCGCCCGCCCAGGTGGCCGCCGCGTCGGCGGGGTTCGCGCTGCCCACGGACGGCGTCCCCGAGGAGCTTCAGCCGATCCTGGAGATCATGCCGCTGCAACTGCTCGCCTACGAGGTCACCCTGGCCAGGGGCCAGGACCCGGACGCCCCCCGGGCCCTGGCCAAGGTCACCGAGACCCGCTGA
- a CDS encoding SDR family oxidoreductase, with product MRALMGKTALVTGGSRGIGRAVAIRLGRDGARVAVHYGSDGAAAEETVAAIEAAGGSAFAIRAELGVPGDAETLWAAFDAHADGVDILVNNAGITGPRRGVSATPREDVERILAVNVTALFLVVQHGLSRLRDGGRVINVSSGLTHRAAAMPDVLAYTMSKGAVDQLTVGLARELGPRGITVNTLAPGVVDTDMNADWLRAGGEEARRAAASLSPLGRVAVPEDVADAAGFLASPDGRWVTGHWLDATGGSLL from the coding sequence ATGCGTGCCCTCATGGGAAAGACGGCCCTGGTCACCGGCGGCAGCCGCGGCATCGGGCGGGCCGTGGCGATACGCCTCGGCCGCGACGGGGCCCGGGTCGCGGTGCACTACGGCAGCGACGGGGCCGCGGCCGAGGAGACGGTGGCGGCGATCGAGGCGGCGGGCGGCAGCGCGTTCGCCATCCGGGCCGAACTGGGCGTGCCCGGCGACGCCGAGACGCTGTGGGCCGCGTTCGACGCGCACGCCGACGGGGTCGACATCCTGGTCAACAACGCGGGCATCACCGGGCCGAGGCGCGGGGTGTCCGCGACGCCCAGGGAGGACGTCGAGCGGATTCTGGCCGTCAACGTGACCGCCCTGTTCCTCGTCGTGCAGCACGGCCTGAGCCGGCTGCGCGACGGCGGGCGCGTCATCAACGTCTCCTCCGGCCTCACCCACCGGGCCGCCGCGATGCCGGACGTGCTGGCGTACACCATGTCCAAGGGGGCCGTCGACCAGCTGACCGTGGGTCTCGCGCGCGAACTCGGCCCGCGCGGCATCACCGTGAACACCCTGGCCCCCGGCGTCGTCGACACCGACATGAACGCCGACTGGCTGCGCGCCGGGGGCGAGGAGGCCCGGCGGGCGGCGGCCTCGCTCTCGCCGCTGGGCCGGGTGGCGGTCCCCGAGGACGTGGCCGACGCCGCCGGATTCCTCGCCTCGCCCGACGGCCGGTGGGTCACCGGGCACTGGCTCGACGCCACCGGCGGCTCGTTGCTGTGA
- a CDS encoding ATP-binding protein has protein sequence MSPIPGEPGAQDFVEVRLPAAGAYLSVLRTATAGLAARLDFTLDEIEDLRIAVDEACAILLQQAIPGSVLECVFTLVGDALRVTVSAPTTEGHAPERDTFAWTVLTALAGEVESTVGEDRTVSISLHKKRGAAPGAP, from the coding sequence GTGTCCCCCATCCCAGGTGAGCCCGGAGCGCAGGACTTCGTGGAAGTCCGGCTGCCGGCGGCGGGTGCCTATCTGTCCGTGCTGCGGACGGCCACGGCCGGTCTCGCGGCCCGGCTGGATTTCACCCTGGACGAGATCGAGGACCTGCGCATCGCCGTCGACGAGGCGTGCGCGATCCTGCTTCAGCAGGCGATCCCCGGCAGCGTCCTCGAATGCGTCTTCACCCTGGTCGGTGACGCCCTGCGGGTCACGGTCTCGGCGCCCACCACGGAGGGCCACGCGCCGGAGCGGGACACCTTCGCCTGGACCGTGCTGACCGCGCTCGCGGGTGAGGTCGAATCGACCGTCGGAGAGGACAGGACGGTCAGCATCAGCCTGCACAAGAAGCGCGGCGCAGCCCCCGGAGCGCCGTGA